The following are encoded in a window of Triplophysa rosa unplaced genomic scaffold, Trosa_1v2 scaffold119_ERROPOS85440, whole genome shotgun sequence genomic DNA:
- the cd74a gene encoding CD74 molecule, major histocompatibility complex, class II invariant chain a has translation MADQHNEALLERVPSQETVHSTSRSSNGKALKVAGLTVLACLLLAGQALTAYFVWGQKQHISTLTEGQEQLKNELTRKTSAGAPKVMRLPMNSMPLLKDFSDETTEQKQARVPLTKLRPSFLNQREGSGVFDEASRLMPKQMHLPMKSMELEPDTDVKSTPAEAVELESRCQLESMKQVRPGFYQPQCDEQGNFLPMQCWHSTGYCWCVDKDGSEIKGTRIRGRPTCGTE, from the exons ATGGCAGATCAACACAATGAAGCGCTTCTTGAGCGCGTGCCGAGCCAGGAGACCGTCCACAGCACGAGCCg GAGCTCTAATGGTAAAGCTCTGAAGGTGGCTGGACTCACTGTTCTGGCCTGTCTGCTGCTGGCGGGTCAGGCTCTGACCGCTTACTTTGTCTGGGGTCAGAAACAGCACATCAGCACTCTGACTGAGGGCCAAGAGCAACTGAAGAATGAGCTCACCCGCAAAACATCAG ctggAGCTCCAAAGGTGATGCGTCTGCCCATGAACAGCATGCCCCTGTTGAAGGATTTCTCCGATGAGACCACCGAACAGAAACAGGCCCGTGTTCCCCTCACG AAACTGCGGCCAAGTTTCCTGAACCAGAGAGAGGGCAGCGGAGTTTTTGATG AAGCTTCTCGACTGATGCCAAAGCAAATGCATCTCCCAATGAAAAGTATGGAACTGGAGCCAGACACTGATGTTAAGAGCACACCTGCTGAgg CTGTCGAGCTTGAGAGCAGATGTCAGCTGGAGTCCATGAAGCAGGTGAGACCCGGATTCTACCAGCCACAGTGTGACGAGCAGGGTAACTTCTTGCCCATGCAGTGCTGGCACAGTACCGGTTACTGCTGGTGCGTGGACAAGGATGGCAGCGAGATCAAGGGCACTCGCATCCGTGGAAGACCCACCTGTGGTACAG AGTAA
- the si:dkey-201i24.3 gene encoding myosin-7B isoform X2 has translation MDAPVVFGGRDEEVGESADIHSLLTQEVDLHVTEGRVGVQKNQERVTHIRQLREHLHKESNQSGCSTSAVEHEKLLECRMRQRETHERVIEDELMKMERELEELQVEGVEGELFYLRRERCILVLQLEALRRENQQAHQDLETQYIQHQLQLNTVREESLRVFRTFREVLEEQKRTSEGRYRTLLIDAIQDAVHLSNKNLQLQEELQQLRNP, from the exons ATGGACGCACCT GTggtttttggagggagagatgAAGAGGTGGGCGAGTCGGCAGACATACACAGCCTCCTGACACAGGAAGTAGATCTGCACGTTAccg AGGGGAGAGTCGGTGTCCAGAAGAATCAGGAGCGGGTGACTCACATCAGACAGCTGAGAGAACATCTTCATAAGGAATCTAACCAATCAGGATGCAGCACTAGCGCT gTGGAGCATGAGAAACTCCTGGAGTGCAgaatgagacagagagagactcaTGAGAGAGTGATAGAGGATGAACTGATGAAGATGGAGCGAGAGCTGGAGGAGCTGCAG GTGGAAGGTGTGGAGGGTGAGTTGTTTTATCTGCGCAGAGAGAGATGCATTCTGGTTCTTCAGCTGGAAGCGTTGCGCAGAGAGAACCAGCAGGCACACCAAGACCTGGAGACTCAGTACATACAACACCAACTCCAACTGAACACGGTCCGAGAAGAGAGCTTACGG gTGTTCAGGACATTTCGTGAGGTCCTAGAGGAACAGAAGAGGACGTCTGAGGGAAGGTACAGGACTCTGCTCATAGATGCTATTCAGGATGCAGTTCACCTGTCCAATAAAAACCTGCAGCTGCAAGAAGAACTTCAGCAGCTGAGAAACC cttAG
- the si:dkey-201i24.3 gene encoding uncharacterized protein si:dkey-201i24.3 isoform X1, with the protein MDAPVVFGGRDEEVGESADIHSLLTQEVDLHVTEGRVGVQKNQERVTHIRQLREHLHKESNQSGCSTSAVEHEKLLECRMRQRETHERVIEDELMKMERELEELQVEGVEGELFYLRRERCILVLQLEALRRENQQAHQDLETQYIQHQLQLNTVREESLRVTNNTSHNALHSFKVLIDRKRLNGHFEFQNWTFNIADVFQRCGCSLVVYGPFCQVSSTYSRIKKHSLLCTVDASTLLCL; encoded by the exons ATGGACGCACCT GTggtttttggagggagagatgAAGAGGTGGGCGAGTCGGCAGACATACACAGCCTCCTGACACAGGAAGTAGATCTGCACGTTAccg AGGGGAGAGTCGGTGTCCAGAAGAATCAGGAGCGGGTGACTCACATCAGACAGCTGAGAGAACATCTTCATAAGGAATCTAACCAATCAGGATGCAGCACTAGCGCT gTGGAGCATGAGAAACTCCTGGAGTGCAgaatgagacagagagagactcaTGAGAGAGTGATAGAGGATGAACTGATGAAGATGGAGCGAGAGCTGGAGGAGCTGCAG GTGGAAGGTGTGGAGGGTGAGTTGTTTTATCTGCGCAGAGAGAGATGCATTCTGGTTCTTCAGCTGGAAGCGTTGCGCAGAGAGAACCAGCAGGCACACCAAGACCTGGAGACTCAGTACATACAACACCAACTCCAACTGAACACGGTCCGAGAAGAGAGCTTACGGGTGACAAACAAcacatcccacaatgcactgcactCCTTCAAGGTTTTAATTGACAGAAAAAGACTAAACGGCCATTTTGAATTCCagaactggacctttaatattgCAGATGTATTTCAGCGTTGTGGATGTTCTCTAGTGGTATACGGACCATTTTGTCAAGTGTCATCAACGTATTCAAGGATCAAGAAACATTCACTACTGTGCACAGTAGATGCGAGTACACTGCTCTGCCTCTGA